From the genome of Borrelia parkeri, one region includes:
- a CDS encoding variable large family protein, which translates to MMKRITFCALLMTLFLLLGCGSGSAKTEDPKTLFLTSIANLGKGFLDVFTSLSDMVAGAFGIKADTKKEDIGAYFTKIAETMTSVKKKLQDEVAKNGNYVKIKTAVDQFITNTLDKIAAGAKTAATGAIGSDAIGNAVKNQAAEPADFNSVNSIVKGIKEIADLVLKDNGDINATKTKHNEHKTIGKLLSTTASDGTEAVAAAASASIGAVTGADILQAISRSDKAADNEIGIDQAKNAAEIAAAKKESKDFGDTLKDKDAVITGGIALRAMAKGGKFAANNDDKSEHAVNGAAASAVGKTLSTLIIAIRNTVDSGLKTISDALATVTQEDKSVEATTPAETVTSGQ; encoded by the coding sequence ATAATGAAAAGAATTACTTTTTGTGCGTTATTAATGACTTTATTTTTACTTCTTGGCTGTGGCAGTGGGAGTGCTAAGACTGAAGATCCTAAAACCTTATTCTTAACTTCTATTGCTAATTTAGGTAAGGGTTTCTTAGATGTTTTTACTTCTCTTTCTGACATGGTTGCTGGCGCTTTTGGTATTAAGGCTGACACTAAAAAGGAAGATATTGGAGCTTATTTCACTAAAATTGCAGAGACTATGACATCTGTTAAAAAGAAATTACAAGATGAAGTTGCAAAAAATGGAAATTATGTAAAGATAAAGACAGCTGTTGATCAGTTTATCACTAACACATTAGATAAAATTGCGGCAGGGGCTAAAACAGCAGCAACAGGAGCTATTGGTAGCGATGCTATTGGTAATGCTGTTAAAAATCAGGCTGCAGAGCCGGCAGATTTTAATAGTGTTAATTCTATAGTTAAAGGGATTAAAGAAATAGCTGATTTGGTGTTAAAAGATAATGGAGATATTAATGCTACTAAAACAAAGCACAATGAGCACAAAACAATTGGTAAATTGCTTAGTACCACTGCTTCTGATGGAACAGAAGCAGTAGCAGCAGCGGCAAGTGCATCAATAGGAGCAGTGACTGGTGCTGATATTTTACAAGCTATTTCTAGATCTGATAAGGCTGCTGATAATGAGATTGGGATTGATCAAGCAAAGAATGCTGCTGAGATTGCTGCTGCTAAAAAAGAGAGTAAGGATTTTGGCGATACTTTAAAAGATAAAGATGCGGTTATAACAGGAGGAATAGCACTGCGTGCTATGGCTAAAGGTGGTAAATTTGCGGCTAATAATGACGATAAATCTGAACATGCAGTTAATGGTGCAGCAGCTAGTGCTGTTGGTAAGACTTTAAGTACTCTTATTATTGCTATTAGAAATACTGTTGATAGTGGTTTAAAGACAATTAGTGATGCTCTTGCTACAGTTACACAAGAAGATAAATCTGTAGAAGCTACTACACCCGCAGAAACAGTAACTAGTGGACAGTAA
- a CDS encoding Vsp/OspC family lipoprotein, with amino-acid sequence MKRITLSALLMTLFLLMSCNNSGTSPKDGQAAKSDGTLIDLATISSKITEAVAFAKDVKGVHTLVKSIDELAKAIGKKIKQNAEELDVDNGKNNKNGELVAGAFQVMLTLKSQLEKLENKAGFSDDLKRKVIDVKNKCKVFVDKLKADADLAKAEVTDEHAQKTIDVSKDDEKGSKALGDFNKSVDELLKTANDAVIAAIKELTTSAKPSNT; translated from the coding sequence ATGAAAAGAATTACTTTAAGTGCGTTATTAATGACTTTATTTTTACTCATGTCTTGTAATAATTCAGGGACTTCTCCTAAAGATGGACAAGCGGCTAAATCTGATGGCACTCTTATTGATTTAGCTACAATAAGTTCGAAAATAACAGAGGCTGTTGCTTTTGCTAAAGATGTTAAGGGAGTTCATACTTTAGTTAAATCCATTGATGAACTCGCTAAAGCTATTGGGAAAAAAATTAAGCAAAATGCTGAAGAACTTGATGTGGATAATGGTAAAAATAATAAGAATGGAGAGTTAGTGGCAGGAGCATTTCAAGTGATGTTAACTTTGAAATCCCAATTGGAAAAATTAGAAAACAAAGCTGGATTTTCCGATGATCTTAAGAGAAAAGTTATTGATGTTAAGAATAAATGTAAAGTATTCGTGGATAAATTAAAAGCAGATGCTGATCTTGCTAAAGCAGAGGTCACAGATGAGCATGCACAAAAAACTATAGATGTAAGTAAGGATGATGAAAAAGGATCAAAGGCACTTGGTGATTTCAACAAATCAGTTGATGAATTATTAAAGACCGCTAATGATGCAGTAATAGCTGCAATTAAGGAGCTTACAACTTCTGCTAAACCTTCTAACACCTAA
- a CDS encoding Vsp/OspC family lipoprotein, producing the protein MKRITLSALLMTLFLLMSCNNSASSPKDGQAAKSDGTLIDLAKITNNITEAVAFAKSVTEIHTLVKSIDDLAKAIGKKIQNQDILGTDSGKNTALIAGVFSITLDIVKKSKALQIPEFIKDQQILTQKVRGVTTSVEAFINKLKNKTVELAVDSGATTDDNAQKAIDRNEKPSGENGAKELGELNTAIDELLKAANGAVTAAMKELTTPAKLASTAQSN; encoded by the coding sequence ATGAAAAGAATTACTTTAAGTGCGTTATTAATGACTTTATTTTTACTTATGTCTTGTAATAATTCAGCTTCTTCTCCTAAAGATGGACAAGCAGCTAAATCTGATGGTACTCTTATTGATTTAGCTAAAATAACTAATAACATTACCGAGGCTGTTGCTTTTGCTAAGAGTGTTACAGAAATTCATACTTTAGTTAAGTCTATTGATGACCTTGCTAAGGCTATTGGTAAGAAAATTCAAAATCAAGATATACTTGGTACTGATAGTGGTAAAAATACTGCATTGATAGCAGGGGTTTTTAGTATCACATTGGATATAGTAAAAAAATCAAAAGCTTTGCAAATTCCAGAATTTATTAAAGATCAACAAATTTTAACTCAAAAAGTTAGAGGAGTTACAACTTCAGTTGAGGCATTTATAAATAAGTTGAAGAATAAAACTGTTGAGTTGGCGGTTGATAGTGGAGCAACTACTGATGATAATGCACAAAAAGCTATAGACAGAAATGAGAAGCCTAGTGGGGAGAATGGAGCAAAAGAACTTGGTGAGCTTAATACAGCAATTGATGAATTATTAAAGGCCGCTAATGGTGCAGTAACAGCTGCAATGAAGGAGCTTACAACTCCTGCTAAGTTAGCATCTACTGCTCAATCTAACTAA
- a CDS encoding variable large family protein, whose amino-acid sequence MILELNNNLYCLFLLLSCGSGQQAANSGNPGTAGGEQQGVGSLSAVLIDVGKSAENAFYSFLELLSDTLGLRVTKDTTKSQVGDYFNSLGTKLEAAANDLEQVAVKSTADLEKDGLSNKSIRSAIDVAKEVLSTLKDHLDSLKDIGDSTNKVVGEVASQQNGVAAATDELKRALKALQGIVETAKTQQVKALNTSSVTLASNSIGVDAKDGAKVLITGNNAQAAAGDKAALIVSAVSGEEILASIVASQEGDADTGIGANATANTSAVAFAKGGATADHLAQDAALASAVSGGIALRSLVKGGKLASHNNNDEKAVQAAGISAVNKLLVAVEDVIKKTVKNVLKTAKEKIDEARAPKPAAQQ is encoded by the coding sequence ATTATTTTAGAACTTAATAATAACTTATATTGCTTATTTTTACTTCTTAGCTGTGGAAGTGGACAACAGGCTGCAAACTCAGGTAATCCTGGAACAGCAGGAGGAGAGCAACAAGGGGTGGGGAGTTTAAGTGCAGTGCTAATTGATGTAGGTAAAAGTGCTGAGAATGCCTTTTATTCTTTTTTGGAGTTACTCTCAGATACATTAGGATTAAGAGTAACTAAAGATACAACTAAAAGTCAGGTAGGAGATTATTTTAACAGTTTAGGTACTAAGCTTGAAGCAGCAGCAAATGACTTAGAACAAGTAGCAGTTAAATCAACAGCAGATCTTGAGAAAGATGGCTTATCAAACAAGTCAATCAGAAGTGCAATTGATGTAGCTAAGGAAGTGTTAAGTACATTAAAAGACCATTTAGATTCTTTAAAAGATATAGGTGATTCTACTAACAAGGTAGTAGGTGAGGTGGCTTCCCAACAAAACGGAGTAGCAGCAGCTACAGATGAATTAAAAAGAGCCCTTAAGGCTCTTCAAGGAATAGTGGAAACAGCTAAGACACAACAAGTTAAAGCTTTAAACACAAGTAGTGTGACATTAGCCTCAAATTCAATAGGAGTTGATGCAAAAGATGGAGCTAAGGTCTTAATAACGGGTAATAATGCACAAGCAGCAGCGGGAGATAAAGCTGCATTAATAGTATCAGCAGTAAGTGGAGAAGAAATATTAGCATCAATAGTTGCATCACAAGAAGGAGATGCAGATACAGGAATAGGAGCTAATGCAACTGCAAATACAAGTGCGGTGGCATTTGCAAAAGGAGGAGCTACTGCAGATCACTTAGCACAAGATGCAGCGTTAGCAAGTGCGGTGAGTGGAGGAATAGCCCTACGCTCATTAGTTAAAGGTGGTAAATTAGCTTCTCATAATAATAATGATGAAAAAGCAGTACAAGCAGCAGGAATAAGTGCAGTAAATAAGTTATTAGTAGCAGTAGAGGATGTAATTAAAAAGACAGTAAAGAATGTGCTTAAAACAGCGAAAGAAAAAATAGATGAAGCAAGAGCTCCAAAACCAGCAGCTCAGCAATAA
- a CDS encoding variable large family protein: MKRITLSALLMTLFLLMSCGSGSTKTEDPKTTFLNSIANLGKGFLDVFTSLSDMVTGAFGIKAETKKSDIGKYFTDIADTMTSVKKKLNTVVAENGNYPKIKGVVDKFITDTLDKIAEGAKEAAKGATGDVAIGNATSAGHGATPASKDSVVSLVKGFKTMVEVVLKKDEGNAGATKTGEYKKDIGKLFADDNSKADAKEENIAKASASVGSVTGADILQAIAKSKEDPKVDNANGIEKATDAAEISIAPAVNDKKEIKEAEAKKDAVIAAGIALRAMAKDGKFAANNNAKDANAVNGIAANAVGKTLSTLIIAIRNTVDSGLKTINDALATVTQEDNSVDSTTPAEAATGGQ, encoded by the coding sequence ATGAAAAGAATTACTTTAAGTGCATTATTAATGACTTTATTTTTACTTATGAGCTGTGGAAGTGGTAGTACTAAGACGGAAGATCCTAAAACCACATTCTTAAACTCTATTGCTAATTTAGGTAAAGGGTTCTTAGATGTTTTTACTTCCCTTTCTGATATGGTTACTGGTGCTTTTGGTATTAAGGCTGAGACTAAGAAATCTGATATTGGTAAGTATTTCACTGATATTGCTGACACTATGACATCTGTTAAAAAGAAATTAAATACTGTGGTGGCAGAGAATGGTAACTATCCAAAGATAAAGGGAGTAGTTGATAAGTTTATTACTGACACATTAGACAAGATCGCAGAAGGGGCTAAAGAAGCGGCTAAAGGGGCTACTGGTGATGTTGCTATTGGGAATGCTACTTCGGCTGGACATGGGGCTACTCCTGCTAGCAAGGATTCAGTTGTTTCTCTTGTTAAAGGGTTTAAGACAATGGTTGAAGTGGTGCTAAAAAAGGATGAGGGAAATGCAGGTGCTACTAAAACAGGAGAGTATAAAAAGGACATTGGTAAGTTATTTGCTGATGATAATAGTAAAGCTGATGCCAAAGAAGAAAATATTGCAAAGGCATCAGCAAGTGTTGGTTCAGTGACTGGTGCTGATATATTACAAGCTATTGCTAAATCCAAAGAAGATCCTAAAGTTGATAATGCTAATGGAATTGAAAAAGCTACAGATGCTGCTGAGATTTCTATTGCTCCGGCTGTTAACGACAAGAAAGAAATTAAAGAGGCAGAAGCCAAGAAAGATGCAGTTATTGCTGCTGGTATTGCTTTAAGAGCTATGGCTAAGGATGGTAAGTTTGCTGCTAATAACAATGCTAAAGATGCCAATGCAGTCAATGGTATTGCTGCCAATGCTGTTGGTAAGACTTTAAGTACTCTTATTATTGCTATTAGAAATACTGTTGATAGTGGTTTAAAGACAATTAATGACGCTCTTGCTACAGTTACACAAGAAGATAACTCTGTAGATTCTACTACACCTGCAGAAGCAGCAACTGGTGGACAATAA
- a CDS encoding variable large family protein: MKRITFCALLMTLFLLLSCGSGSTKAEDPQSRFLKSVISLGNDFLNVFTSLSDMVGGFLGFNTNTKKSDVGNYFKKIHDTVSSTKTSLEKIVADMKSDNNPNSEATDTAVKALITNTLDKIIQGAKTASEAIGSDSNPIANVADQNAGAAGEEASVKSLSEGIGKIVGVVLKEGNPEAGDDKKASDGSTARTAAAGDGEAGKLFATANVGTAENAKKSAADAAKAVGAVTGADILQAMVKESGDAAKLAKETTGNAGAIPKDATIAGAVVLRSMAKGGKFAGPSDAASVDAKKAVENAAVSAVTKALNELTIAIRDTIDVGLKSVKDAMKFNPNDTPVTTDNTISEVKKN; this comes from the coding sequence ATGAAAAGAATTACTTTTTGTGCGTTATTAATGACTTTATTTTTACTTCTTAGTTGTGGCAGTGGGAGTACTAAGGCTGAGGATCCTCAGAGTAGATTCTTAAAGTCAGTTATTAGTTTAGGTAATGACTTCTTAAATGTTTTTACTTCCCTTTCTGATATGGTTGGAGGGTTTTTAGGGTTTAATACTAATACTAAAAAGTCTGATGTTGGGAACTACTTTAAGAAGATTCATGACACTGTTTCATCTACTAAGACATCCCTTGAGAAAATTGTTGCTGATATGAAATCTGATAATAATCCTAATTCAGAGGCTACTGATACCGCTGTAAAAGCTTTAATTACTAATACTCTTGATAAAATAATCCAAGGGGCTAAGACTGCTAGTGAAGCTATTGGTTCTGATAGTAATCCAATAGCTAATGTTGCTGACCAAAATGCAGGTGCTGCTGGTGAAGAAGCTTCAGTTAAGTCTCTTAGTGAAGGAATTGGAAAGATTGTAGGTGTAGTACTTAAAGAAGGAAATCCTGAGGCGGGGGATGATAAAAAGGCTAGTGATGGTTCTACTGCAAGAACCGCTGCTGCTGGGGATGGTGAAGCAGGTAAATTATTTGCTACTGCTAATGTTGGCACTGCTGAGAATGCAAAAAAATCAGCTGCTGATGCAGCAAAAGCTGTTGGAGCAGTAACTGGGGCTGATATTCTTCAAGCTATGGTTAAAGAAAGTGGTGATGCTGCTAAGCTAGCTAAAGAAACAACTGGGAATGCTGGTGCTATCCCTAAAGATGCAACTATAGCAGGTGCTGTAGTTTTAAGGTCTATGGCTAAAGGTGGTAAATTTGCTGGTCCTAGTGATGCTGCTAGTGTTGATGCAAAGAAAGCAGTGGAGAATGCAGCAGTAAGTGCTGTTACTAAAGCATTAAATGAATTAACTATTGCTATAAGAGATACTATTGACGTAGGACTTAAATCTGTTAAAGATGCTATGAAATTTAATCCTAATGATACTCCTGTAACTACTGATAATACAATCTCTGAAGTTAAGAAGAACTAG
- a CDS encoding variable large family protein, which produces MTLFLFLSCGSGSAKTEDPQSRFLKSLISLSNDLLNVFTSLSDMVGGVLGFDTNTKKFDVGVYFKTVQDTVQGTKDKLNKIVADMKSDNNPNASAVETAVTNLVTTTLDKIIQGAKTASEAIGSDNNPIANVAAQGSGGIAGEVDGLVKGIKLIVELVLGDKGNADAGDNKKAEDGSTARDNNAAGMLFASNNAGANASAKKSAADAAKAVGAVTGADILKAMVKDNGDAAKLAKNSAANGNAANAKKDAIIAGGIALRAMAKDGKFANSSDTDVTAEIKGAAISAVTKALDTLTIAIRNTIDTELKIVKDTMKFNSTDTPVTTDRQVSETKGQ; this is translated from the coding sequence ATGACTTTATTTTTATTTCTTAGCTGTGGGAGTGGTAGTGCTAAGACTGAGGATCCTCAGAGTAGATTCTTAAAATCTCTTATTAGTTTAAGTAATGACTTATTAAATGTTTTCACTTCCCTTAGTGATATGGTTGGAGGGGTTTTAGGTTTTGATACTAATACTAAAAAGTTTGATGTTGGAGTTTACTTTAAAACTGTTCAGGATACTGTACAAGGTACTAAGGATAAGCTTAATAAAATTGTTGCTGACATGAAATCTGATAATAATCCTAATGCTTCTGCAGTTGAGACCGCTGTAACTAATTTAGTTACTACCACTCTTGATAAGATAATCCAGGGGGCTAAGACTGCTAGTGAGGCTATTGGTTCTGATAATAACCCAATTGCTAATGTTGCTGCTCAGGGTTCTGGTGGTATTGCTGGGGAGGTTGATGGTTTAGTAAAGGGCATTAAGTTAATTGTAGAATTGGTACTCGGAGACAAAGGAAATGCTGATGCGGGGGATAATAAAAAGGCTGAAGATGGTTCTACTGCAAGAGATAACAATGCTGCGGGCATGCTGTTTGCTAGTAACAATGCCGGTGCTAATGCTTCTGCAAAGAAATCAGCTGCTGATGCTGCTAAAGCTGTTGGTGCTGTAACTGGTGCTGACATCTTGAAAGCAATGGTTAAAGATAATGGTGATGCGGCTAAATTAGCCAAAAATAGTGCTGCCAATGGTAATGCTGCTAATGCTAAGAAAGATGCAATTATAGCAGGAGGTATAGCACTGAGAGCTATGGCTAAGGATGGTAAATTTGCTAATAGTAGTGATACTGATGTTACTGCTGAAATTAAAGGTGCAGCTATCAGTGCAGTAACTAAGGCTTTAGATACCTTAACTATTGCTATAAGAAATACTATTGATACAGAACTTAAGATTGTTAAAGATACTATGAAATTTAATTCTACTGATACTCCTGTAACTACTGATAGGCAAGTTTCTGAAACTAAAGGTCAATAA
- a CDS encoding variable large family protein, whose protein sequence is MLSCGSGSTKSEDPKTLFLTSIANLGKGFLDVFTSLSDMVAGAFGIKADTKKSDIGKYFISIETTMNTVKKNLQEEVTKNGNYVKIKSVVDTFITGTLDKIAEGAKTAASGATGDDKIGGATAGQDAAPAEVASVNALVKGIKIIVDIVLENNEGNPVATKTGDTEKKSIGKLFSGKKDTDGTEVQAAAASASIGAVTGSVTGADILQAIAKAASTEADKDIDKASNAAEIAAAKADANGKDFGDGQKDAVIAAGIALRAMAKNGKFAAKTGEDKSAHAVNGVAASAVGKTLSTLIIAIRNTVDSGLKTISETLATVTQEDKSAEATTPAETTASGQ, encoded by the coding sequence CTGCTTAGTTGTGGCAGTGGCAGTACTAAGTCTGAGGATCCTAAAACCTTATTCTTAACTTCTATTGCTAATTTAGGTAAAGGGTTCTTAGATGTTTTTACTTCTCTTTCTGATATGGTTGCTGGGGCTTTTGGTATTAAGGCTGACACTAAGAAATCTGACATTGGTAAGTATTTCATTTCTATTGAGACTACTATGAATACAGTTAAAAAGAATTTACAAGAGGAAGTTACTAAGAATGGAAATTACGTAAAAATTAAATCAGTCGTTGATACTTTTATCACAGGAACATTAGACAAGATCGCTGAAGGGGCTAAAACAGCTGCTAGTGGGGCTACTGGTGACGATAAGATTGGTGGTGCTACTGCTGGTCAGGATGCTGCACCTGCAGAAGTTGCAAGTGTAAACGCACTTGTTAAGGGTATTAAAATAATAGTTGACATAGTTTTAGAAAACAATGAAGGGAACCCAGTTGCTACTAAGACTGGAGATACAGAGAAGAAATCAATTGGTAAGTTATTTAGTGGGAAAAAAGATACTGATGGTACAGAAGTACAAGCTGCTGCTGCTAGTGCTTCAATTGGGGCTGTAACTGGGTCTGTAACTGGGGCTGACATATTACAAGCTATTGCTAAAGCTGCTTCAACCGAAGCTGACAAAGATATTGATAAAGCAAGTAATGCAGCAGAGATTGCTGCTGCTAAGGCTGATGCTAATGGTAAAGATTTTGGAGATGGGCAGAAAGATGCTGTTATTGCTGCGGGGATAGCACTGAGAGCAATGGCTAAGAATGGTAAATTTGCTGCTAAAACTGGGGAAGATAAATCTGCTCATGCAGTTAATGGTGTTGCTGCTAGTGCTGTTGGTAAGACCCTAAGTACTCTAATAATAGCAATAAGAAATACTGTTGATAGTGGTTTAAAGACAATTAGTGAAACACTTGCTACAGTTACACAAGAAGATAAATCCGCAGAAGCTACTACACCTGCAGAAACAACAGCTAGTGGACAGTAA
- a CDS encoding Vsp/OspC family lipoprotein, whose protein sequence is MMKRITFCALLMTLFLLMSCNNSGTSPKDGQAAKADGTILDLDTITKNITEAVAFAKDVKEVHTLVKSIDELAKAIGKKIDANGLAADANHNGSLIAGAYSIVLAVSTKLEELEKQDGVFAELKTKVTSAKTASKKFLDKLKEKKDDLGKNDASDDDTKKAIDRTSQPNGDKGAEELGKLNTAVDALLTAAEAAVESAIKELTTSVKSASSAQSN, encoded by the coding sequence ATAATGAAAAGAATTACTTTTTGTGCGTTATTAATGACTTTATTTTTACTCATGTCTTGTAATAATTCAGGGACTTCTCCTAAAGATGGGCAAGCGGCTAAGGCTGATGGGACAATCCTTGACCTAGATACAATAACTAAAAACATAACAGAGGCTGTTGCTTTTGCTAAAGATGTTAAAGAAGTTCATACTTTAGTTAAATCCATTGACGAACTTGCTAAAGCTATTGGGAAAAAGATTGATGCTAATGGACTTGCTGCTGATGCTAATCATAATGGTTCTTTAATTGCAGGAGCATATAGTATAGTATTGGCTGTAAGTACTAAATTGGAAGAATTAGAGAAACAAGATGGAGTGTTTGCTGAATTGAAGACAAAGGTTACTTCTGCTAAAACCGCAAGTAAAAAATTCTTAGACAAATTAAAAGAAAAGAAGGATGATCTTGGTAAAAATGATGCTTCTGATGATGACACAAAAAAAGCTATAGATAGGACTAGTCAGCCTAATGGAGATAAGGGAGCTGAAGAACTTGGTAAATTGAATACAGCAGTTGATGCTTTGTTAACGGCTGCTGAAGCTGCAGTAGAGTCTGCAATTAAGGAACTTACAACTTCTGTTAAGTCAGCATCTTCTGCTCAATCTAACTAA
- the bdr gene encoding Bdr family repetitive protein produces the protein MELAQPVITQQMVIAELTRAGINRDIAIDLSYRYYKNELTYKDIEYLETTFNLKLEKVEATLQADIRDLDNKIVNVRNELKSDIKDLDTKIDSVENNLNTKIDNVENNLNIKIDTKFNELDNKIDTVENNLNTKIDNVKSELKSDIKDLDNKIDVNKMELDNKLDKTASELKSTLRLHGWMFGTLITLNIGIFLALMSLLVK, from the coding sequence ATGGAACTTGCTCAACCAGTTATTACTCAACAAATGGTTATAGCTGAACTTACTAGAGCTGGTATTAATAGAGATATTGCTATTGATTTATCTTACAGATATTATAAAAATGAACTGACTTATAAAGATATTGAGTATTTAGAGACTACTTTTAACCTTAAACTTGAAAAGGTAGAAGCAACCTTACAAGCCGATATTAGAGACCTTGATAATAAAATTGTCAACGTTAGAAATGAGTTAAAATCAGACATTAAAGACTTGGATACCAAAATCGATTCTGTTGAGAATAATCTTAACACCAAGATTGACAACGTTGAGAATAATCTTAACATTAAGATTGATACTAAATTCAATGAACTTGATAATAAGATAGACACTGTTGAGAATAATCTTAACACTAAGATTGATAATGTTAAAAGTGAGTTAAAATCCGATATTAAAGACTTGGATAATAAGATTGATGTTAACAAAATGGAGCTTGATAATAAACTTGATAAAACTGCATCTGAACTTAAGAGTACATTAAGACTTCATGGTTGGATGTTTGGTACCCTTATTACCCTTAATATAGGAATATTTTTAGCATTAATGTCATTGTTAGTAAAGTAA
- a CDS encoding ERF family protein, which produces MAKNIINTKTRMRKTVKKQSKQTRKVTDIRVNNQSSVTNENQSKINFLKSLHSLQMHLSGVAKNLNGYGYKYQDFNEIIREIKNVIKSNNLDIGFMQYPTIKNFDGDLVNVITTTFYSPKSGYSESFDTPIYSEELTSTGVKNQNILPQLLGSCITYFKRYALVAYLN; this is translated from the coding sequence ATGGCAAAAAATATTATAAATACAAAAACTAGAATGCGTAAAACAGTTAAGAAACAGAGTAAACAAACAAGAAAAGTAACAGATATAAGAGTAAATAATCAAAGTTCAGTAACAAATGAGAATCAATCAAAGATAAACTTTCTAAAGTCTTTGCATAGTCTACAAATGCATTTAAGTGGTGTTGCTAAGAATCTTAATGGATATGGATATAAGTATCAAGATTTTAATGAGATAATAAGAGAGATAAAGAATGTTATAAAGAGCAATAATTTGGACATTGGTTTTATGCAATATCCAACCATAAAGAATTTTGATGGTGATTTAGTTAATGTTATTACAACAACATTTTACAGTCCCAAGAGTGGATATAGCGAGTCATTTGATACACCTATTTACAGCGAAGAATTAACTTCAACGGGAGTAAAGAATCAAAATATATTACCTCAACTTTTAGGTTCATGCATAACATATTTTAAAAGATATGCTCTTGTAGCATATCTTAATTGA